A single genomic interval of Hemibagrus wyckioides isolate EC202008001 linkage group LG13, SWU_Hwy_1.0, whole genome shotgun sequence harbors:
- the LOC131363575 gene encoding ATP-citrate synthase isoform X1, which translates to MSAKAISEQTGKEFLYKHICTTAAVQNRFLYATVTAETDWDRLTQDHPWLLTQRLVVKPDQLIKRRGKLGLVGVDLDLQGVRDWLNSRMMNETTVGKAKGILKKFLIEPFVPHSQEEEFYVCIYATREGDHVLFHHEGGVDIGDVDSKAQRLMVGVDEKLTADAVTEQLLTHVPDEKKEVLASFIVGLFNLYEDLYFTYLEINPLVVTQEGVYVLDMAAKIDATADFICKPKWGDVEFPPPFGREAYPEEAYIADLDAKSGASLKLTILNPRGRIWTMVAGGGASVVYSDTICDLGGVDELANYGEYSGAPSEQQTYDYAKTILSLMTREKHPDGKVLIIGGSIANFTNVAATFKGIVRAIKDYQGPLKEHEVTIFVRRGGPNYQEGLRVMGEVGKTTGIPIHVFGTETHMTAIVGMALGHRPIPNQPPVAAHTANFLLNSSSSAATPAATRTASFSEPRPNNDITPAKKPKPGVPPVSSLCQTWSVKSACSTTVKEHKRTAKQSRAKATTLFSKHTKSIVWGMQTRAVQGMMDFDYVCSRDEPSVAAMVYPFTGDHKQKFYWGHKEILLPVYKNMADAMKKHPEVDVLISFASLRSAFDSTMETMNYPQIHTIAIIAEGIPEALTRKLIKTADEKGVTIIGPATVGGIKPGCFKIGNTGGMLDNILASKLYRPGSVAYVSRSGGMSNELNNIISRSTDGVYEGVAIGGDRYPGSTFMDHVLRYQDTPGVKMIVVLGEIGGTEEYRISEGIKEGRITKPVVCWCIGTCATLFSSEVQFGHAGACANQTSETAVAKNRALQEAGVYVPRSFDELGDVIKSVYDDLVASGDIVPAQEVPPPTVPMDYSWARELGLIRKPASFMTSICDERGQELIYAGMPITEVFKEEMGLGGVLGLLWFQRRLPRYACQFIEMCLMVTADHGPAVSGAHNTIVCARAGKDLVSSLTSGLLTIGDRFGGALDAAAKQFSKAFDSGMLPMEFVNKMKKDGKLIMGIGHRVKSINNPDMRVQILKDFVKQHFPATQLLDYALDVEKITTSKKPNLILNVDGFIGVAFVDLLRTCGGFTRDEADEFVEIGALNGIFVLGRSMGFIGHYLDQKRLKQGLYRHPWDDISYVLPEHMSM; encoded by the exons ATGTCCGCTAAAGCCATCTCGGAGCAGACAGGTAAGGAGTTCCTGTATAAACACATCTGTACAACGGCGGCTGTCCAGAACCGCTTCCTGTACGCCACCGTCACTGCTGAGACCGACTGGGACCGTCTGACACAGGACCACCCATGGCTCCtgactcag CGATTGGTTGTGAAGCCCGATCAACTGATCAAGCGCAGGGGGAAGCTGGGTCTGGTGGGCGTCGACCTCGATCTCCAGGGCGTTCGTGATTGGCTGAATTCACGCATGATGAACGAAACCACA GTCGGAAAGGCGAAGGGGATTCTGAAGAAATTCCTTATCGAGCCATTTGTGCCGCACTCGCAG GAGGAGGAGTTTTACGTGTGTATCTATGCCACACGTGAGGGAGATCATGTGCTTTTCCAtcatgaaggaggtgtggacaTCGGGGACGTTGACTCCAAGGCACAGCGTCTGATGGTCGGTGTGGACGAGAAACTCACCGCTGACGCCGTGACTGAACAACTGCTCACACACGTCCCCGATGAGAAGAAGGA AGTTCTGGCCAGTTTTATCGTAGGACTCTTTAACCTGTACGAGGATTTGTACTTCACCTACCTGGAGATCAACCCGCTCG TCGTCACGCAGGAAGGTGTTTATGTCCTGGATATGGCAGCCAAAATCGACGCCACAGCCGATTTCATCTGCAAACCAAAGTGGGGTGATGTGGAGTTTCCTCCTCCATTTGGCAGAGAAGCCTATCCTGAG gaagccTACATAGCAGATCTGGATGCTAAGAGCGGTGCAAGTCTCAAACTCACCATACTGAACCCCAGAGGGCGTATCTGGACCATGGTGGCAGGAGGAGGAGCCTCTGTCGTCTACAG TGATACTATTTGTGATCTGGGTGGAGTGGACGAGCTGGCAAACTATGGCGAATACTCTGGTGCTCCAAGTGAACAGCAGACCTATGACTATGCCAAGACCATCCTCTCACTCATGACCCGTGAGAAACACCCtgatg GTAAAGTTCTGATCATTGGAGGAAGCATCGCTAACTTCACCAACGTAGCAGCTACTTTTAAG ggcATAGTGAGAGCCATTAAGGACTATCAGGGTCCTCTGAAGGAGCATGAGGTCACTATATTTGTGCGTCGAGGTGGACCGAATTACCAAGAAGGCCTCAGGGTGATGGGAGAAGTCG GAAAAACCACTGGGATTCCCATCCACGTGTTCGGCACAGAGACTCACATGACCGCCATTGTTGGCATGGCGCTTGGACATCGCCCAATCCCGAATCAGCCTCCGGTTGCTGCCCACACTGCCAACTTCCTGCTTAATTCGAGTAGCAGTGCTGCG ACTCCAGCAGCAACCAGAACTGCTTCATTTTCGGAACCTAGACCTAACAATGACATCACACCTGCTAAAAAACCTAAACCTGGAGTTCCACCAG TGTCCTCTCTCTGCCAAACATGGTCAGTGAAGAGTGCATGCAGCACCACTGTCAAAG AACACAAGCGCACAGCAAAGCAGAGCAGAG ccAAAGCTACCACTCTGTTCAGTAAGCACACTAAGTCCATAGTGTGGGGGATGCAGACCCGAGCTGTTCAGGGAATGATGGATTTCGATTATGTTTGTTCTCGTGATGAGCCCTCAGTAGCTGCCATGGTTTATCCATTTAC CGGAGACCACAAGCAGAAGTTCTACTGGGGTCATAAGGAGATCCTGTTACCCGTGTATAAGAACATGGCTGACGCAATGAAGAAGCACCCGGAAGTGGATGTCTTGATCAGCTTTGCATCTCTGCGCTCAGCCTTCGACAGCACGATGGAGACCATGAACTACCCGCAG ATCCACACTATAGCGATCATAGCTGAGGGAATTCCTGAAGCGCTCACAAGGAAGCTCATCAAAACAGCAGATGAGAAGGGGGTCACCATCATCGGCCCAGCTACG gTGGGCGGGATAAAGCCGGGTTGCTTTAagattgggaacactggtgggATGCTGGACAACATCCTGGCATCAAAGCTGTATCGCCCAGGCAGTGTGGCGTACGTGTCCCGCTCGGGCGGCATGTCTAACGAGCTCAACAACATCATATCTCGCTCCACGGATGGCGTGTACGAGGGCGTGGCCATTGGAGGAGACAG GTATCCCGGATCTACTTTCATGGACCATGTACTGCGTTATCAGGACACGCCTGGGGTGAAGATGATTGTTGTTCTGGGAGAG atcggAGGTACGGAGGAGTATAGAATCAGTGAAGGAATTAAAGAGGGCAGGATCACTAAACCTGTGGTGTGCTGGTGTATCGGTACCTGCGCTACACTCTTCTCCTCCGAG gtgcaGTTTGGTCACGCTGGTGCATGCGCTAATCAGACTTCAGAGACTGCTGTGGCGAAGAACAGGGCGCTGCAGGAGGCCGGAGTTTATGTTCCCAGGAGCTTCGATGAGCTCGGAGACGTCATCAA gtcagtgtatgatgaTCTAGTGGCGAGTGGAGACATCGTTCCAGCACAGGAAGTTCCCCCTCCCACCGTGCCGATGGACTATTCCTGGGCCAGG gagctggGTCTGATCCGTAAGCCAGCGTCCTTCATGACAAGTATCTGTGATGAGCGTGGACAGGAGCTGATTTATGCAGGCATGCCCATCACGGAGGTCTTCAAGGAGGAGATGGGTTTAGGTGGGGTTCTTGGCCTGCTTTGGTTCCAAAGGAG GTTGCCCCGTTATGCATGTCAATTCATTGAAATGTGTCTAATGGTGACGGCGGATCACGGCCCTGCTGTATCTGGAGCTCATAACACCATCGTGTGCGCCCGTGCTGGGAAAGACCTCGTCTCCAGCCTCACGTCTGGCCTGCTCACCATC GGTGATCGGTTTGGTGGTGCTCTGGACGCAGCTGCTAAACAGTTCAGTAAAGCGTTTGACAGCGGCATGCTACCCATGGAATTCGTCAACAAGATGAAGAAGGACGGCAAACTCATCATGGGCATCGGGCACCGTGTCAAAtca ATTAACAATCCAGATATGAGAGTGCAGATCCTGAAGGACTTTGTGAAGCAGCACTTTCCTGCCACACAGCTGCTGGACTATGCTCTCGATGTCGAGAAGATCACCACCTccaag aaacCGAATCTGATCCTGAACGTGGACGGCTTTATTGGCGTGGCGTTTGTGGACTTGTTGCGAACATGTGGAGGATTCACTCG agATGAAGCAGATGAGTTTGTGGAAATCGGAGCTCTGAATGGGATTTTTGTTCTGGGACGCAGCATGGGCTTCATCG GTCACTACCTGGACCAGAAGCGACTGAAACAGGGCCTGTACCGCCACCCGTGGGACGATATCTCCTACGTGCTTCCTGAGCACATGTCCATGTAA
- the LOC131363575 gene encoding ATP-citrate synthase isoform X2: protein MSAKAISEQTGKEFLYKHICTTAAVQNRFLYATVTAETDWDRLTQDHPWLLTQRLVVKPDQLIKRRGKLGLVGVDLDLQGVRDWLNSRMMNETTVGKAKGILKKFLIEPFVPHSQEEEFYVCIYATREGDHVLFHHEGGVDIGDVDSKAQRLMVGVDEKLTADAVTEQLLTHVPDEKKEVLASFIVGLFNLYEDLYFTYLEINPLVVTQEGVYVLDMAAKIDATADFICKPKWGDVEFPPPFGREAYPEEAYIADLDAKSGASLKLTILNPRGRIWTMVAGGGASVVYSDTICDLGGVDELANYGEYSGAPSEQQTYDYAKTILSLMTREKHPDGKVLIIGGSIANFTNVAATFKGIVRAIKDYQGPLKEHEVTIFVRRGGPNYQEGLRVMGEVGKTTGIPIHVFGTETHMTAIVGMALGHRPIPNQPPVAAHTANFLLNSSSSAATPAATRTASFSEPRPNNDITPAKKPKPGVPPEHKRTAKQSRAKATTLFSKHTKSIVWGMQTRAVQGMMDFDYVCSRDEPSVAAMVYPFTGDHKQKFYWGHKEILLPVYKNMADAMKKHPEVDVLISFASLRSAFDSTMETMNYPQIHTIAIIAEGIPEALTRKLIKTADEKGVTIIGPATVGGIKPGCFKIGNTGGMLDNILASKLYRPGSVAYVSRSGGMSNELNNIISRSTDGVYEGVAIGGDRYPGSTFMDHVLRYQDTPGVKMIVVLGEIGGTEEYRISEGIKEGRITKPVVCWCIGTCATLFSSEVQFGHAGACANQTSETAVAKNRALQEAGVYVPRSFDELGDVIKSVYDDLVASGDIVPAQEVPPPTVPMDYSWARELGLIRKPASFMTSICDERGQELIYAGMPITEVFKEEMGLGGVLGLLWFQRRLPRYACQFIEMCLMVTADHGPAVSGAHNTIVCARAGKDLVSSLTSGLLTIGDRFGGALDAAAKQFSKAFDSGMLPMEFVNKMKKDGKLIMGIGHRVKSINNPDMRVQILKDFVKQHFPATQLLDYALDVEKITTSKKPNLILNVDGFIGVAFVDLLRTCGGFTRDEADEFVEIGALNGIFVLGRSMGFIGHYLDQKRLKQGLYRHPWDDISYVLPEHMSM, encoded by the exons ATGTCCGCTAAAGCCATCTCGGAGCAGACAGGTAAGGAGTTCCTGTATAAACACATCTGTACAACGGCGGCTGTCCAGAACCGCTTCCTGTACGCCACCGTCACTGCTGAGACCGACTGGGACCGTCTGACACAGGACCACCCATGGCTCCtgactcag CGATTGGTTGTGAAGCCCGATCAACTGATCAAGCGCAGGGGGAAGCTGGGTCTGGTGGGCGTCGACCTCGATCTCCAGGGCGTTCGTGATTGGCTGAATTCACGCATGATGAACGAAACCACA GTCGGAAAGGCGAAGGGGATTCTGAAGAAATTCCTTATCGAGCCATTTGTGCCGCACTCGCAG GAGGAGGAGTTTTACGTGTGTATCTATGCCACACGTGAGGGAGATCATGTGCTTTTCCAtcatgaaggaggtgtggacaTCGGGGACGTTGACTCCAAGGCACAGCGTCTGATGGTCGGTGTGGACGAGAAACTCACCGCTGACGCCGTGACTGAACAACTGCTCACACACGTCCCCGATGAGAAGAAGGA AGTTCTGGCCAGTTTTATCGTAGGACTCTTTAACCTGTACGAGGATTTGTACTTCACCTACCTGGAGATCAACCCGCTCG TCGTCACGCAGGAAGGTGTTTATGTCCTGGATATGGCAGCCAAAATCGACGCCACAGCCGATTTCATCTGCAAACCAAAGTGGGGTGATGTGGAGTTTCCTCCTCCATTTGGCAGAGAAGCCTATCCTGAG gaagccTACATAGCAGATCTGGATGCTAAGAGCGGTGCAAGTCTCAAACTCACCATACTGAACCCCAGAGGGCGTATCTGGACCATGGTGGCAGGAGGAGGAGCCTCTGTCGTCTACAG TGATACTATTTGTGATCTGGGTGGAGTGGACGAGCTGGCAAACTATGGCGAATACTCTGGTGCTCCAAGTGAACAGCAGACCTATGACTATGCCAAGACCATCCTCTCACTCATGACCCGTGAGAAACACCCtgatg GTAAAGTTCTGATCATTGGAGGAAGCATCGCTAACTTCACCAACGTAGCAGCTACTTTTAAG ggcATAGTGAGAGCCATTAAGGACTATCAGGGTCCTCTGAAGGAGCATGAGGTCACTATATTTGTGCGTCGAGGTGGACCGAATTACCAAGAAGGCCTCAGGGTGATGGGAGAAGTCG GAAAAACCACTGGGATTCCCATCCACGTGTTCGGCACAGAGACTCACATGACCGCCATTGTTGGCATGGCGCTTGGACATCGCCCAATCCCGAATCAGCCTCCGGTTGCTGCCCACACTGCCAACTTCCTGCTTAATTCGAGTAGCAGTGCTGCG ACTCCAGCAGCAACCAGAACTGCTTCATTTTCGGAACCTAGACCTAACAATGACATCACACCTGCTAAAAAACCTAAACCTGGAGTTCCACCAG AACACAAGCGCACAGCAAAGCAGAGCAGAG ccAAAGCTACCACTCTGTTCAGTAAGCACACTAAGTCCATAGTGTGGGGGATGCAGACCCGAGCTGTTCAGGGAATGATGGATTTCGATTATGTTTGTTCTCGTGATGAGCCCTCAGTAGCTGCCATGGTTTATCCATTTAC CGGAGACCACAAGCAGAAGTTCTACTGGGGTCATAAGGAGATCCTGTTACCCGTGTATAAGAACATGGCTGACGCAATGAAGAAGCACCCGGAAGTGGATGTCTTGATCAGCTTTGCATCTCTGCGCTCAGCCTTCGACAGCACGATGGAGACCATGAACTACCCGCAG ATCCACACTATAGCGATCATAGCTGAGGGAATTCCTGAAGCGCTCACAAGGAAGCTCATCAAAACAGCAGATGAGAAGGGGGTCACCATCATCGGCCCAGCTACG gTGGGCGGGATAAAGCCGGGTTGCTTTAagattgggaacactggtgggATGCTGGACAACATCCTGGCATCAAAGCTGTATCGCCCAGGCAGTGTGGCGTACGTGTCCCGCTCGGGCGGCATGTCTAACGAGCTCAACAACATCATATCTCGCTCCACGGATGGCGTGTACGAGGGCGTGGCCATTGGAGGAGACAG GTATCCCGGATCTACTTTCATGGACCATGTACTGCGTTATCAGGACACGCCTGGGGTGAAGATGATTGTTGTTCTGGGAGAG atcggAGGTACGGAGGAGTATAGAATCAGTGAAGGAATTAAAGAGGGCAGGATCACTAAACCTGTGGTGTGCTGGTGTATCGGTACCTGCGCTACACTCTTCTCCTCCGAG gtgcaGTTTGGTCACGCTGGTGCATGCGCTAATCAGACTTCAGAGACTGCTGTGGCGAAGAACAGGGCGCTGCAGGAGGCCGGAGTTTATGTTCCCAGGAGCTTCGATGAGCTCGGAGACGTCATCAA gtcagtgtatgatgaTCTAGTGGCGAGTGGAGACATCGTTCCAGCACAGGAAGTTCCCCCTCCCACCGTGCCGATGGACTATTCCTGGGCCAGG gagctggGTCTGATCCGTAAGCCAGCGTCCTTCATGACAAGTATCTGTGATGAGCGTGGACAGGAGCTGATTTATGCAGGCATGCCCATCACGGAGGTCTTCAAGGAGGAGATGGGTTTAGGTGGGGTTCTTGGCCTGCTTTGGTTCCAAAGGAG GTTGCCCCGTTATGCATGTCAATTCATTGAAATGTGTCTAATGGTGACGGCGGATCACGGCCCTGCTGTATCTGGAGCTCATAACACCATCGTGTGCGCCCGTGCTGGGAAAGACCTCGTCTCCAGCCTCACGTCTGGCCTGCTCACCATC GGTGATCGGTTTGGTGGTGCTCTGGACGCAGCTGCTAAACAGTTCAGTAAAGCGTTTGACAGCGGCATGCTACCCATGGAATTCGTCAACAAGATGAAGAAGGACGGCAAACTCATCATGGGCATCGGGCACCGTGTCAAAtca ATTAACAATCCAGATATGAGAGTGCAGATCCTGAAGGACTTTGTGAAGCAGCACTTTCCTGCCACACAGCTGCTGGACTATGCTCTCGATGTCGAGAAGATCACCACCTccaag aaacCGAATCTGATCCTGAACGTGGACGGCTTTATTGGCGTGGCGTTTGTGGACTTGTTGCGAACATGTGGAGGATTCACTCG agATGAAGCAGATGAGTTTGTGGAAATCGGAGCTCTGAATGGGATTTTTGTTCTGGGACGCAGCATGGGCTTCATCG GTCACTACCTGGACCAGAAGCGACTGAAACAGGGCCTGTACCGCCACCCGTGGGACGATATCTCCTACGTGCTTCCTGAGCACATGTCCATGTAA
- the LOC131363575 gene encoding ATP-citrate synthase isoform X3, which yields MSAKAISEQTGKEFLYKHICTTAAVQNRFLYATVTAETDWDRLTQDHPWLLTQRLVVKPDQLIKRRGKLGLVGVDLDLQGVRDWLNSRMMNETTVGKAKGILKKFLIEPFVPHSQEEEFYVCIYATREGDHVLFHHEGGVDIGDVDSKAQRLMVGVDEKLTADAVTEQLLTHVPDEKKEVLASFIVGLFNLYEDLYFTYLEINPLVVTQEGVYVLDMAAKIDATADFICKPKWGDVEFPPPFGREAYPEEAYIADLDAKSGASLKLTILNPRGRIWTMVAGGGASVVYSDTICDLGGVDELANYGEYSGAPSEQQTYDYAKTILSLMTREKHPDGKVLIIGGSIANFTNVAATFKGIVRAIKDYQGPLKEHEVTIFVRRGGPNYQEGLRVMGEVGKTTGIPIHVFGTETHMTAIVGMALGHRPIPNQPPVAAHTANFLLNSSSSAATPAATRTASFSEPRPNNDITPAKKPKPGVPPAKATTLFSKHTKSIVWGMQTRAVQGMMDFDYVCSRDEPSVAAMVYPFTGDHKQKFYWGHKEILLPVYKNMADAMKKHPEVDVLISFASLRSAFDSTMETMNYPQIHTIAIIAEGIPEALTRKLIKTADEKGVTIIGPATVGGIKPGCFKIGNTGGMLDNILASKLYRPGSVAYVSRSGGMSNELNNIISRSTDGVYEGVAIGGDRYPGSTFMDHVLRYQDTPGVKMIVVLGEIGGTEEYRISEGIKEGRITKPVVCWCIGTCATLFSSEVQFGHAGACANQTSETAVAKNRALQEAGVYVPRSFDELGDVIKSVYDDLVASGDIVPAQEVPPPTVPMDYSWARELGLIRKPASFMTSICDERGQELIYAGMPITEVFKEEMGLGGVLGLLWFQRRLPRYACQFIEMCLMVTADHGPAVSGAHNTIVCARAGKDLVSSLTSGLLTIGDRFGGALDAAAKQFSKAFDSGMLPMEFVNKMKKDGKLIMGIGHRVKSINNPDMRVQILKDFVKQHFPATQLLDYALDVEKITTSKKPNLILNVDGFIGVAFVDLLRTCGGFTRDEADEFVEIGALNGIFVLGRSMGFIGHYLDQKRLKQGLYRHPWDDISYVLPEHMSM from the exons ATGTCCGCTAAAGCCATCTCGGAGCAGACAGGTAAGGAGTTCCTGTATAAACACATCTGTACAACGGCGGCTGTCCAGAACCGCTTCCTGTACGCCACCGTCACTGCTGAGACCGACTGGGACCGTCTGACACAGGACCACCCATGGCTCCtgactcag CGATTGGTTGTGAAGCCCGATCAACTGATCAAGCGCAGGGGGAAGCTGGGTCTGGTGGGCGTCGACCTCGATCTCCAGGGCGTTCGTGATTGGCTGAATTCACGCATGATGAACGAAACCACA GTCGGAAAGGCGAAGGGGATTCTGAAGAAATTCCTTATCGAGCCATTTGTGCCGCACTCGCAG GAGGAGGAGTTTTACGTGTGTATCTATGCCACACGTGAGGGAGATCATGTGCTTTTCCAtcatgaaggaggtgtggacaTCGGGGACGTTGACTCCAAGGCACAGCGTCTGATGGTCGGTGTGGACGAGAAACTCACCGCTGACGCCGTGACTGAACAACTGCTCACACACGTCCCCGATGAGAAGAAGGA AGTTCTGGCCAGTTTTATCGTAGGACTCTTTAACCTGTACGAGGATTTGTACTTCACCTACCTGGAGATCAACCCGCTCG TCGTCACGCAGGAAGGTGTTTATGTCCTGGATATGGCAGCCAAAATCGACGCCACAGCCGATTTCATCTGCAAACCAAAGTGGGGTGATGTGGAGTTTCCTCCTCCATTTGGCAGAGAAGCCTATCCTGAG gaagccTACATAGCAGATCTGGATGCTAAGAGCGGTGCAAGTCTCAAACTCACCATACTGAACCCCAGAGGGCGTATCTGGACCATGGTGGCAGGAGGAGGAGCCTCTGTCGTCTACAG TGATACTATTTGTGATCTGGGTGGAGTGGACGAGCTGGCAAACTATGGCGAATACTCTGGTGCTCCAAGTGAACAGCAGACCTATGACTATGCCAAGACCATCCTCTCACTCATGACCCGTGAGAAACACCCtgatg GTAAAGTTCTGATCATTGGAGGAAGCATCGCTAACTTCACCAACGTAGCAGCTACTTTTAAG ggcATAGTGAGAGCCATTAAGGACTATCAGGGTCCTCTGAAGGAGCATGAGGTCACTATATTTGTGCGTCGAGGTGGACCGAATTACCAAGAAGGCCTCAGGGTGATGGGAGAAGTCG GAAAAACCACTGGGATTCCCATCCACGTGTTCGGCACAGAGACTCACATGACCGCCATTGTTGGCATGGCGCTTGGACATCGCCCAATCCCGAATCAGCCTCCGGTTGCTGCCCACACTGCCAACTTCCTGCTTAATTCGAGTAGCAGTGCTGCG ACTCCAGCAGCAACCAGAACTGCTTCATTTTCGGAACCTAGACCTAACAATGACATCACACCTGCTAAAAAACCTAAACCTGGAGTTCCACCAG ccAAAGCTACCACTCTGTTCAGTAAGCACACTAAGTCCATAGTGTGGGGGATGCAGACCCGAGCTGTTCAGGGAATGATGGATTTCGATTATGTTTGTTCTCGTGATGAGCCCTCAGTAGCTGCCATGGTTTATCCATTTAC CGGAGACCACAAGCAGAAGTTCTACTGGGGTCATAAGGAGATCCTGTTACCCGTGTATAAGAACATGGCTGACGCAATGAAGAAGCACCCGGAAGTGGATGTCTTGATCAGCTTTGCATCTCTGCGCTCAGCCTTCGACAGCACGATGGAGACCATGAACTACCCGCAG ATCCACACTATAGCGATCATAGCTGAGGGAATTCCTGAAGCGCTCACAAGGAAGCTCATCAAAACAGCAGATGAGAAGGGGGTCACCATCATCGGCCCAGCTACG gTGGGCGGGATAAAGCCGGGTTGCTTTAagattgggaacactggtgggATGCTGGACAACATCCTGGCATCAAAGCTGTATCGCCCAGGCAGTGTGGCGTACGTGTCCCGCTCGGGCGGCATGTCTAACGAGCTCAACAACATCATATCTCGCTCCACGGATGGCGTGTACGAGGGCGTGGCCATTGGAGGAGACAG GTATCCCGGATCTACTTTCATGGACCATGTACTGCGTTATCAGGACACGCCTGGGGTGAAGATGATTGTTGTTCTGGGAGAG atcggAGGTACGGAGGAGTATAGAATCAGTGAAGGAATTAAAGAGGGCAGGATCACTAAACCTGTGGTGTGCTGGTGTATCGGTACCTGCGCTACACTCTTCTCCTCCGAG gtgcaGTTTGGTCACGCTGGTGCATGCGCTAATCAGACTTCAGAGACTGCTGTGGCGAAGAACAGGGCGCTGCAGGAGGCCGGAGTTTATGTTCCCAGGAGCTTCGATGAGCTCGGAGACGTCATCAA gtcagtgtatgatgaTCTAGTGGCGAGTGGAGACATCGTTCCAGCACAGGAAGTTCCCCCTCCCACCGTGCCGATGGACTATTCCTGGGCCAGG gagctggGTCTGATCCGTAAGCCAGCGTCCTTCATGACAAGTATCTGTGATGAGCGTGGACAGGAGCTGATTTATGCAGGCATGCCCATCACGGAGGTCTTCAAGGAGGAGATGGGTTTAGGTGGGGTTCTTGGCCTGCTTTGGTTCCAAAGGAG GTTGCCCCGTTATGCATGTCAATTCATTGAAATGTGTCTAATGGTGACGGCGGATCACGGCCCTGCTGTATCTGGAGCTCATAACACCATCGTGTGCGCCCGTGCTGGGAAAGACCTCGTCTCCAGCCTCACGTCTGGCCTGCTCACCATC GGTGATCGGTTTGGTGGTGCTCTGGACGCAGCTGCTAAACAGTTCAGTAAAGCGTTTGACAGCGGCATGCTACCCATGGAATTCGTCAACAAGATGAAGAAGGACGGCAAACTCATCATGGGCATCGGGCACCGTGTCAAAtca ATTAACAATCCAGATATGAGAGTGCAGATCCTGAAGGACTTTGTGAAGCAGCACTTTCCTGCCACACAGCTGCTGGACTATGCTCTCGATGTCGAGAAGATCACCACCTccaag aaacCGAATCTGATCCTGAACGTGGACGGCTTTATTGGCGTGGCGTTTGTGGACTTGTTGCGAACATGTGGAGGATTCACTCG agATGAAGCAGATGAGTTTGTGGAAATCGGAGCTCTGAATGGGATTTTTGTTCTGGGACGCAGCATGGGCTTCATCG GTCACTACCTGGACCAGAAGCGACTGAAACAGGGCCTGTACCGCCACCCGTGGGACGATATCTCCTACGTGCTTCCTGAGCACATGTCCATGTAA